The following coding sequences are from one Primulina eburnea isolate SZY01 chromosome 15, ASM2296580v1, whole genome shotgun sequence window:
- the LOC140815113 gene encoding pentatricopeptide repeat-containing protein At1g03540-like yields MNLFFKARNHASPQSMPSQIIQFCKAGLISDAITLLNSLTNRKKIVSQQVLYATILHSSFKSFNFTLGLQLHCHIIKSGLQTDRYVGNILLAMYLKLGSDFNDARKLFDGLYYKDVVSWSSMISGYIRAGKPRDSIKLYLDMLDYGIGPNAFTLSAVVKACAELGELKLGKCLHGLVIKCELEFNSVIVGALIDMYGRNFEPGDCHKLFDGMLETDSICCTSVISAFTRSDLYREALGMFYLMSRKYGFLPDWFTFGSALTALGNLERLKQGKEVHAQVITGGFSWNVFVDSSLVDMYAKCGSMEDSQQVFDRMDSKNSISWCALLGGHCRKGNFERVIDLFRNMEMDLYSFGTVLRACSGLAAEKLGKEVHGQYLKRGGWRDVVVESALVDLYAKCGCVDFAHRIFLDMSVKNLITWNSMIGGFAQNGRGGEAVRLFDQMIKERIKPDYISFIGVIFACSHSGLVDEGRKHFISMINYGINAGIEHYSCMVDLLGRCGNIEEAEELIMNSEFRNDSSLWASLLGACATSTDPTVAERIAEKMIELKPDFHLSYVLLANIYKAVGRWKDSHKILNLMQKRGVKKTPGRSWIDNSIQNTCLSVNSLDIPEEIYVQ; encoded by the coding sequence ATGAATCTCTTCTTTAAGGCGCGAAATCACGCGTCTCCACAATCCATGCCATCTCAAATTATCCAATTCTGCAAAGCAGGCTTAATCTCCGATGCCATCACCTTGCTGAACTCCTTAACCAATCGCAAGAAAATCGTCTCCCAACAAGTCTTGTATGCCACGATTTTACACTCTTCCTTCAAATCCTTCAACTTCACCCTCGGCCTTCAGCTCCACTGCCACATCATAAAGTCTGGCCTTCAAACTGATCGTTATGTCGGTAACATCCTTTTGGCCATGTATTTGAAACTTGGCTCAGATTTTAACGATGCTCGAAAACTCTTTGATGGGTTATACTACAAGGATGTCGTTTCTTGGAGCTCGATGATATCCGGGTACATTCGTGCAGGAAAACCCCGTGATTCTATTAAGTTGTATCTTGATATGTTGGATTATGGCATTGGCCCAAATGCTTTCACTTTATCAGCGGTGGTCAAAGCTTGTGCAGAGCTGGGGGAGTTGAAATTAGGGAAATGCTTACATGGGTTGGTGATAAAATGTGAGCTTGAGTTTAACAGTGTTATTGTTGGTGCTTTGATTGATATGTACGGGAGGAATTTTGAGCCGGGGGATTGTCACAAGCTGTTCGATGGAATGCTTGAAACAGATTCCATCTGTTGTACCTCTGTGATTTCTGCCTTCACCCGGAGCGATTTGTACAGGGAGGCATTGGGAATGTTCTATTTGATGTCTAGGAAATACGGGTTTCTTCCAGATTGGTTTACTTTCGGGAGTGCTTTGACCGCTTTGGGGAATTTAGAAAGACTGAAGCAAGGAAAAGAAGTGCATGCGCAAGTTATTACTGGTGGGTTTAGTTGGAATGTTTTTGTCGATAGTAGTTTAGTAGATATGTATGCAAAATGTGGGTCGATGGAAGATTCACAACAAGTTTTTGATAGAATGGACAGTAAGAACTCAATTTCGTGGTGCGCATTGCTCGGGGGACACTGTCGGAAGGGCAACTTCGAAAGGGTTATTGACTTGTTCCGGAATATGGAAATGGATCTTTACAGTTTCGGTACCGTCCTGCGTGCCTGTTCCGGTTTGGCTGCTGAGAAGCTTGGGAAGGAGGTACATGGCCAATATTTGAAGAGGGGTGGCTGGAGAGATGTGGTGGTGGAATCAGCTCTGGTTGATCTCTACGCTAAATGTGGCTGCGTGGATTTTGCTCACAGAATTTTCTTGGACATGTCTGTTAAAAATCTGATTACTTGGAACTCGATGATCGGTGGATTTGCTCAGAATGGGAGAGGTGGAGAAGCTGTAAGACTATTCGATCAGATGATTAAAGAAAGAATTAAACCGGACTACATAAGTTTCATCGGAGTTATATTTGCTTGCAGCCATAGTGGTTTGGTTGATGAAGGGCGTAAACATTTCATCTCAATGATCAACTATGGGATCAATGCTGGAATCGAACATTATAGCTGCATGGTTGATCTTTTAGGTCGTTGTGGAAACATAGAAGAAGCTGaagaattgattatgaattcgGAATTCAGAAACGACTCATCACTTTGGGCTTCTCTGCTTGGAGCTTGTGCTACCTCTACTGATCCAACTGTTGCAGAACGGATCGCTGAGAAAATGATTGAACTGAAACCTGATTTTCACTTGAGTTATGTACTACTAGCTAACATTTACAAGGCAGTGGGTCGATGGAAAGATTCTCATAAAATTTTGAACCTAATGCAGAAAAGAGGGGTGAAAAAAACCCCGGGAAGGAGTTGGATTGATAACAGTATACAGAACACATGCCTTTCTGTGAATTCTCTTGATATTCCCGAAGAGATCTATGTACAGTGA